In Phlebotomus papatasi isolate M1 chromosome 1, Ppap_2.1, whole genome shotgun sequence, the following proteins share a genomic window:
- the LOC129798722 gene encoding vesicular integral-membrane protein VIP36-like codes for MNLKSLLWSVLVSILAVVSAQYEPVDYMKREHSLVKPYGSGMNVPYWDYMGHTMITNNYVRLTPDAQSKSGSLWNQVPCMTKNWEMQVSFKVHGHGKDLFGDGMAVWYAQDRMIPGPVFGSKDYFSGLVLILDTYSNHNGPHNVIMHFGFWVGILINLHSSWG; via the exons ATGAATCTTAAATCCCTACTGTGGTCAGTTTTAGTATCTATTCTAGCTGTAGTTAGTGCACAATATGAACCAGTTGACTATATGAAGCGGGAACATTCACTAGTGAAGCCCTATG GTTCGGGTATGAATGTTCCCTATTGGGACTACATGGGTCACACCATGATCACAAATAACTACGTCAGATTGACCCCAGACGCCCAATCAAAAAGCGGAAGTCTTTGGAATCAAGTG CCATGTATGACAAAGAACTGGGAGATGCAGGTCTCTTTTAAGGTTCATGGGCATGGGAAGGACCTCTTTGGGGACGGTATGGCTGTCTGGTATGCACAGGATAGGATGATTCCGGGTCCTGTCTTCGGCAGCAAGGATTACTTCAGTGGACTCGTTCTGATTCTGGACACATACAGCAATCACAATGGACCACACAATGTAATTATGCATTTTGGGTTCTGGGTTGGGATTCTCATCAATCTTCATTCATCATGGGGTTAA
- the LOC129798727 gene encoding ribonuclease kappa-like: MPICGPKLSLCGLIISVWGIIQLVLMGVFYYIHSVALIEDLPLEEHYPGPREFYAEADKAYSQNAYNCWIAACIYVLTLVVSGQQFYANSRTTAN, from the exons atgCCAATCTGTGGGCCAAAACTCTCCCTCTGTGGACTCATCATCTCAGTCTGGGGAATAATCCAGCTG GTCCTTATGGGAGTGTTCTACTACATCCACAGTGTGGCCCTGATTGAAGATCTCCCCCTAGAAGAACACTACCCTGGACCCCGGGAATTCTATGCAGAAGCTGATAAGGCATATAGTCAG AATGCATACAATTGCTGGATTGCAGCGTGCATTTACGTCCTGACACTCGTTGTTTCCGGACAGCAATTCTATGCAAACAGTCGCACCACGGCTAACTAA
- the LOC129798714 gene encoding vesicular integral-membrane protein VIP36-like gives MNLKSLLWSVLVSILAVVSAQYEPVDYMKREHSLVKPYGSGMNVPYWDYMGHTMITNNYVRLTPDAQSKSGSLWNQVPCMTKNWEMQVSFKVHGHGKDLFGDGMAVWYAQDRMIPGPVFGSKDYFSGLVLILDTYSNHNGPHNHQHPYLSAMVNNGSLHYDHDRDGTHTQLAGCETKFRNVEYETIITVRYQDDVLTVLTDLENKREWKECFSVKGILLPTGYYFGVSATTGDLSDNHDIISLRFYELDLVTDPQVSLERRKIVPQALTFEPPRERSEDKKSSGMSNVKIFFLILFGMIVAVAAAIGGIMFYQKHKENSKKRFY, from the exons ATGAATCTTAAATCCCTACTGTGGTCAGTTTTAGTATCTATTCTAGCTGTAGTTAGTGCACAATATGAACCAGTTGACTATATGAAGCGGGAACATTCACTAGTGAAGCCCTATG GTTCGGGTATGAATGTTCCCTATTGGGACTACATGGGTCACACCATGATCACAAATAACTACGTCAGATTGACCCCAGACGCCCAATCAAAAAGCGGAAGTCTTTGGAATCAAGTG CCATGTATGACAAAGAACTGGGAGATGCAGGTCTCTTTTAAGGTTCATGGGCATGGGAAGGACCTCTTTGGGGACGGTATGGCTGTCTGGTATGCACAGGATAGGATGATTCCGGGTCCTGTCTTCGGCAGCAAGGATTACTTCAGTGGACTCGTTCTGATTCTGGACACATACAGCAATCACAATGGACCACACAAT CACCAGCATCCGTACTTGAGTGCCATGGTGAACAATGGTAGTCTGCACTACGATCACGATCGAGATGGTACTCATACTCAATTAGCGGGCTGCGAAACGAAATTTCGTAATGTAGAGTATGAAACTATTATAACTGTTCGTTATCAGGATGATGTTCTAACAG TGTTGACTGATCTTGAGAACAAGAGAGAGTGGAAGGAGTGTTTTTCGGTGAAGGGAATCCTCCTGCCAACAGGATACTATTTCGGTGTATCAGCCACAACAGGTGATCTATCTGACAACCATGACATAATTTCGCTTCGGTTCTATGAGTTGGATCTCGTAACGGATCCACAAGTGAGTCTGGAACGGCGGAAAATTGTGCCGCAAGCTCTCACTTTCGAGCCACCACGGGAACGAAGTGAAGACAAGAAGTCCAGCGGTATGTCCAATGTTAAAATATTCTTCCTCATTCTCTTTGGTATGATTGTGGCAGTAGCAGCAGCTATTGGTGGTATAATGTTCTACCAGAAGCACAAAGAAAACTCAAAAAAGAGATTCTATTAA